One window of the Vigna radiata var. radiata cultivar VC1973A chromosome 1, Vradiata_ver6, whole genome shotgun sequence genome contains the following:
- the LOC106764014 gene encoding protein trichome birefringence-like 19 encodes MKFQDSEHHPFGNTTMTSKHMIPKLTLLAIMVILTLAITPLWYPFCSYHSSSVLKMKHIHDDDDNDAMAEKLPSTYVEKCDIFTGEWVPNPKAPYYTNKTCWAIHEHQNCMKYGRPDSEFIKWRWKPSDCELPIFNPFQFLEIVKGKSMAFVGDSVGRNQMQSMICLLSRVEWPIDISYTRDEYFKRWKYPSYNFTMATFWTPHLVRTKVADPNGPSNTGLFNLYLDEYDEKWTTQVEEFDYIILDGGHWFYRPMVFYERKKVVGCHFCLLENVPDLTMFYGYRRAFRTAFKAINSLEDFKGTVFLRTFAPSHFENGIWNEGGNCLRTKPFRSNETRLEGTNLELYMIQLEEFRKAETEGRKKGLKFKLIDTTQAMLLRPDGHPSRYGHWPNENVTLYNDCVHWCLPGPIDTWSDFLLQMLKMEGMRSAIS; translated from the exons ATGAAGTTCCAAGACAGTGAGCATCATCCCTTTGGGAACACCACCATGACTTCAAAGCACATGATCCCAAAACTCACCTTGCTAGCAATCATGGTGATCCTAACACTTGCCATCACTCCTTTGTGGTACCCTTTTTGCAGTTACCATTCATCATCAGTCTTGAAGATGAAGCACattcatgatgatgatgataatgatgctATGGCAGAAAAGCTTCCCTCAACATATGTAGAGAAGTGTGACATTTTCACAGGGGAATGGGTGCCAAACCCTAAGGCACCCTATTACACAAACAAGACTTGTTGGGCCATTCATGAACACCAGAACTGCATGAAGTATGGAAGACCTGATTCTGAGTTCATCAAGTGGAGATGGAAGCCTAGTGATTGTGAACTCCCCATTTTCAACCCTTTTCAGTTCTTGGAAATTGTTAAAGGAAAATCCATGGCCTTTGTTGGTGACTCTGTGGGAAGGAATCAGATGCAGTCCATGATTTGTCTCCTTTCTAGA GTGGAATGGCCAATAGATATATCATACACAAGAGATGAGTACTTCAAGAGATGGAAGTATCCTAGTTACAACTTCACCATGGCCACATTTTGGACACCCCATCTGGTAAGAACCAAAGTGGCTGACCCAAATGGTCCAAGCAACACTGGCCTTTTCAACCTCTACCTAGATGAGTATGATGAGAAATGGACCACACAAGTTGAAGAATTTGACTACATAATTCTTGATGGAGGGCATTGGTTCTACAGACCAATGGTGTTCTATGAGAGAAAAAAGGTTGTCGGGTGCCATTTCTGTCTCTTGGAAAATGTCCCTGACCTGACCATGTTCTATGGGTATAGAAGGGCTTTTAGGACAGCTTTTAAGGCCATCAATAGTTTGGAAGACTTCAAGGGCACAGTTTTTCTTAGGACATTTGCACCATCTCATTTTGAGAATGGGATATGGAATGAAGGTGGGAACTGTTTGAGAACTAAACCATTTAGGAGTAATGAGACACGATTAGAGGGCACAAATTTGGAGCTTTATATGATCCAATTGGAGGAGTTTAGGAAAGCTGAGACAGAAGGGAGAAAGAAGGGTTTGAAATTTAAGTTAATCGACACGACACAAGCAATGTTACTAAGACCGGATGGACATCCTAGTAGATATGGACATTGGCCTAATGAGAATGTTACATTGTATAATGATTGTGTTCATTGGTGCTTGCCGGGACCCATAGACACATGGAGTGATTTCTTGCTACAAATGTTGAAGATGGAGGGAATGAGATCAGCAATAAGCTAG